A portion of the Pedobacter cryoconitis genome contains these proteins:
- a CDS encoding cbb3-type cytochrome c oxidase N-terminal domain-containing protein yields MKEVINSNWSTGSTSADIVIGLMLITAVMILCVAILMLKVIKFYVKESVNPTPFATPEEKERRRLEQEALQVIKDKKPSIWTKLMQLKPLEEEKNMVMEHKFDGIAELNNPTPAWFMILFYGTIIFAIGYLLTYDVLGFGKSQEEEYIAEIEQAAESKVAFLANPANVKNAVNENNMEQSKDEAVIKNGASLFANRCTPCHGEHAEGLVGPNLTDEYWLHGGKAKDVFKTIKYGVPEKGMIAWEKSLSAQQISDLTNYVLSLQGTKPAGAKAPQGNKE; encoded by the coding sequence ATGAAAGAGGTAATTAACAGCAACTGGTCTACTGGAAGTACATCGGCTGATATTGTGATCGGTTTAATGCTCATCACTGCGGTTATGATACTTTGCGTAGCCATATTAATGCTCAAGGTGATTAAGTTTTATGTGAAGGAATCTGTCAATCCGACTCCTTTTGCAACGCCAGAAGAAAAAGAAAGAAGACGACTGGAACAGGAAGCATTACAGGTTATCAAAGATAAAAAACCTTCTATCTGGACGAAACTGATGCAACTCAAACCGCTGGAAGAAGAGAAAAACATGGTTATGGAGCATAAGTTTGACGGGATCGCCGAATTGAATAACCCTACTCCTGCCTGGTTTATGATCTTGTTTTATGGTACCATTATCTTCGCAATTGGTTATTTACTGACTTATGATGTACTGGGTTTCGGTAAATCGCAGGAAGAAGAATATATCGCAGAAATAGAGCAGGCAGCAGAGTCGAAAGTTGCTTTTCTGGCCAACCCGGCAAATGTGAAGAATGCCGTCAATGAAAACAACATGGAACAAAGCAAGGATGAGGCCGTCATTAAAAATGGTGCGTCATTGTTTGCCAACCGTTGTACGCCTTGCCATGGAGAACATGCAGAGGGTTTGGTAGGACCCAACCTGACTGATGAATATTGGTTACATGGTGGAAAAGCAAAAGATGTTTTCAAAACGATCAAGTATGGCGTTCCTGAAAAAGGAATGATTGCCTGGGAGAAATCACTCAGTGCGCAACAGATATCCGATTTAACGAATTACGTTTTGTCACTCCAGGGAACAAAACCTGCGGGAGCGAAAGCCCCACAAGGGAACAAAGAATAA
- the ccoN gene encoding cytochrome-c oxidase, cbb3-type subunit I translates to MTEKFHYDNKIVRNFALATIVWGIVGMTIGLLIAMQLFKPALNMGSQYTTFGRIRPLHTNAVIFAFVGNAIFMGVYYSLQRLLKARMYSDILSKIHFWGWQLIIIATVITLPLGLTSSHEYAEMEWPIDIAITIIWVVFGYNMFGTIIKRREKHMYVAIWFYIATFVTVAVLHIVNSIQLPVSAFKSYYVYAGVQDALVQWWYGHNAVAFFLTTPYLGMMYYFLPKMANRPVYSYKLSILHFWSLIFIYIWAGPHHLLYTSLPSWAQSLGVAFSVMLIAPSWGGMINGLLTLRGAWDKVREDPKLKFMVVGLTAYGMATFEGPLLAFKQINAIAHYTDWIVAHVHVGALGWNGFLTFAILYWLIPRIYNTTLYSVKLASFHFWIGTMGIIFYAVPLYFAGFTQGLMWKEFTPEGLLKYPNFLETVLQIIPMYVMRAIGGALYLTGVIVMTYNLIKTMKAGKLVANEAAEAQPLSPVYVAQGDDKKLHRMLERKPMIFMVLSLIVILIGGMIEMMPTFTIKSNIPTISSVKPYTPLELQGRDVYIREGCVNCHSQMIRPFRSETERYGEYSKAGEFVYDHPFLWGSKRTGPDLQREGGKYGNAWHYNHLYDPQTMSPGSIMPPYEWLAEQKLDTTTTRVKINAMRTLGVPYEKGYEHQANADLEKQAKAIAADLQQNNIKVKSDKEIIAIIAYLQRLGTDIKAK, encoded by the coding sequence ATGACTGAAAAATTCCACTACGACAACAAGATCGTCAGAAACTTCGCATTAGCCACCATAGTCTGGGGCATAGTGGGAATGACGATTGGACTTCTGATTGCCATGCAGCTATTCAAGCCTGCCTTGAACATGGGTTCCCAATACACAACTTTTGGCCGGATCAGGCCATTGCATACCAATGCAGTAATTTTTGCATTTGTAGGTAATGCCATTTTCATGGGCGTTTATTACTCCCTGCAACGACTCCTTAAAGCCAGGATGTACAGCGATATTCTCAGCAAGATACATTTCTGGGGCTGGCAATTAATCATTATTGCAACGGTAATTACCCTTCCTTTAGGCTTAACCAGTTCTCATGAATACGCAGAGATGGAGTGGCCGATCGATATTGCCATTACCATTATCTGGGTAGTATTTGGTTACAACATGTTTGGTACTATTATTAAAAGACGGGAGAAACACATGTACGTGGCGATCTGGTTTTATATTGCAACTTTTGTTACCGTAGCCGTACTCCATATTGTTAACTCTATCCAGTTACCAGTCTCTGCTTTTAAAAGTTACTATGTCTATGCTGGCGTACAAGATGCACTGGTACAATGGTGGTACGGACATAATGCGGTTGCCTTTTTCCTGACTACCCCTTATCTGGGTATGATGTATTACTTTTTGCCTAAAATGGCAAACCGTCCTGTTTACTCTTATAAATTAAGTATCCTGCATTTCTGGTCACTTATTTTCATCTATATCTGGGCAGGCCCTCACCATTTATTATATACTTCTCTGCCTTCGTGGGCACAGTCTTTAGGAGTCGCTTTCTCTGTGATGCTGATCGCTCCAAGCTGGGGTGGTATGATCAACGGACTGCTGACTTTACGCGGTGCCTGGGATAAAGTAAGAGAAGATCCAAAACTAAAATTCATGGTCGTAGGTTTAACCGCCTATGGTATGGCGACTTTTGAAGGGCCTCTATTAGCCTTTAAACAAATCAATGCAATCGCCCATTATACAGATTGGATAGTTGCACACGTCCACGTTGGTGCTTTAGGCTGGAACGGATTCTTAACTTTCGCTATTTTATACTGGTTGATTCCAAGAATTTACAATACCACTTTATACTCGGTCAAATTAGCTTCTTTCCACTTCTGGATTGGTACCATGGGAATTATTTTTTATGCTGTCCCCTTATACTTTGCAGGATTTACGCAGGGGCTGATGTGGAAAGAGTTTACACCAGAAGGGTTGTTGAAATATCCTAACTTCCTGGAAACGGTACTTCAGATTATACCGATGTATGTGATGAGAGCCATTGGTGGTGCCTTATATCTGACAGGTGTGATCGTGATGACCTATAACCTGATCAAAACGATGAAAGCTGGTAAATTGGTGGCAAATGAAGCTGCAGAAGCACAGCCATTATCTCCGGTTTATGTGGCACAGGGTGATGACAAAAAATTGCACCGCATGCTGGAACGCAAACCAATGATCTTTATGGTGCTTTCGTTGATTGTGATCCTGATTGGTGGAATGATTGAGATGATGCCAACTTTCACGATTAAATCAAATATCCCTACTATATCAAGTGTAAAACCTTATACGCCATTAGAACTACAAGGCAGAGATGTTTATATCAGAGAAGGTTGTGTGAACTGTCACTCTCAGATGATCCGTCCGTTCCGTTCTGAAACTGAACGTTATGGAGAATACAGTAAGGCTGGAGAGTTCGTTTATGACCACCCATTTTTATGGGGTTCAAAACGCACAGGACCAGATTTGCAACGTGAAGGTGGAAAATATGGAAACGCATGGCATTACAATCACTTGTATGACCCGCAAACGATGTCTCCGGGTAGCATTATGCCTCCATACGAATGGCTGGCTGAACAAAAACTGGATACCACTACAACCCGCGTAAAAATTAATGCGATGCGGACTTTAGGTGTCCCATATGAAAAAGGTTATGAGCATCAGGCCAATGCTGATTTAGAAAAGCAGGCCAAAGCTATAGCTGCCGATTTACAACAGAATAACATTAAGGTAAAAAGTGATAAGGAGATCATCGCGATCATCGCTTATTTGCAACGCCTTGGAACTGATATTAAAGCCAAATAA
- a CDS encoding FixH family protein — MNWGIKVLLGMGTFMSFIIVLVVIMFNSKTDALVDNDYYEKGINYDKVYNLKEQVNIDQAKPEIVLSKETISLVFKEQAKGNLRLMRTSDKRLDRTMPFETNQDRQVLIPAQHLPKGSWRLIAEWESQSKKYLIEQEINLK, encoded by the coding sequence ATGAATTGGGGAATAAAAGTACTGCTCGGTATGGGCACATTCATGAGTTTCATTATCGTACTGGTTGTCATTATGTTTAATAGTAAAACTGATGCACTGGTAGACAATGATTATTATGAAAAGGGGATCAACTACGATAAAGTCTATAACCTGAAAGAACAGGTGAATATTGACCAGGCAAAACCAGAAATAGTGTTGAGTAAAGAAACAATCAGTCTTGTTTTTAAGGAACAGGCCAAAGGAAATTTGCGCCTGATGCGTACTTCGGATAAAAGATTGGACAGGACGATGCCTTTTGAGACGAATCAGGACAGACAGGTATTAATTCCTGCACAACATTTACCAAAAGGATCCTGGCGGTTAATTGCAGAATGGGAAAGCCAGTCTAAAAAGTATCTCATCGAACAGGAAATTAATCTCAAATGA
- the ccoG gene encoding cytochrome c oxidase accessory protein CcoG, with amino-acid sequence MSQSPAHFRDQPGTITDDGKKRKWIYPKIIKGKVYQYRAAVSYFFLAVLFSAPFLKLNGEQLILLNVLERKFVFFGIIFWPQDFYLFVLALLIFIIGVVLFTVVFGRVFCGWACPQTIFLEMVFRKIENWIEGDHLKQRKLDEGPLNFDKFWKKTTKHGVFLAISFLIANIFLSYLISTEVLWKIITEPVSVHVSGFIAICVFTIAFYLVFSKMRELVCTVACPYGRLQGVLLDNQSIIVAYDYQRGEPRGRRVKEVEQSTGDCIDCKLCVQVCPTGIDIRNGTQMECVNCTACIDACDMVMEKIDRPLRLIGFKSEDEIAAKKPFHLNKRIYGYAGVLFMLMAVLAYLLISRSDVETTILRASGTLYQLRDKDKTVSNLYNSELMNKTAHPIKFEIVPDNKEASLQYIQKENVIKPGETIKLTFFVILPQKSIQKYKTAIGFKMMSGHKIAGQFKTTFIAPAND; translated from the coding sequence ATGTCACAAAGTCCTGCACATTTCAGAGATCAGCCCGGTACGATTACCGATGACGGGAAAAAGAGAAAGTGGATCTATCCTAAAATTATTAAAGGAAAGGTTTACCAGTACCGCGCTGCGGTCAGTTACTTTTTCCTGGCCGTGCTGTTTTCTGCTCCGTTTCTAAAATTAAATGGAGAACAGCTGATTTTGCTGAATGTGCTGGAAAGGAAGTTTGTCTTCTTTGGAATAATTTTCTGGCCACAGGATTTTTATCTTTTTGTACTGGCTTTATTGATATTTATCATAGGTGTGGTGTTGTTTACGGTAGTTTTTGGCAGGGTCTTCTGCGGATGGGCCTGCCCACAAACTATCTTCCTGGAAATGGTTTTCCGGAAAATTGAAAACTGGATAGAAGGTGATCATTTGAAACAAAGAAAACTGGACGAAGGACCATTGAACTTTGATAAATTCTGGAAGAAAACGACTAAACATGGTGTGTTCCTGGCCATATCTTTTCTAATTGCCAATATCTTTCTTTCTTATCTGATCAGCACAGAAGTGTTGTGGAAAATAATAACCGAACCAGTCTCTGTGCATGTCTCTGGCTTTATAGCGATTTGTGTATTTACCATAGCATTTTATCTTGTGTTTTCAAAAATGAGAGAATTGGTCTGTACGGTAGCTTGTCCTTATGGGCGTTTGCAAGGAGTATTGTTAGACAATCAAAGTATCATTGTCGCTTATGATTATCAACGTGGTGAGCCCCGGGGAAGAAGGGTTAAAGAGGTGGAACAATCAACAGGAGATTGCATTGATTGTAAGTTATGTGTACAAGTTTGTCCAACGGGAATAGATATCAGGAATGGTACTCAAATGGAGTGTGTAAACTGTACCGCTTGTATTGATGCTTGTGATATGGTGATGGAGAAAATTGACCGTCCACTGCGTTTAATAGGGTTTAAATCTGAAGATGAAATTGCGGCAAAAAAACCATTTCACCTGAATAAACGGATTTATGGTTATGCCGGGGTTTTATTCATGCTGATGGCCGTGCTGGCTTATTTGCTGATCAGCCGCAGCGATGTGGAAACGACGATCCTCAGAGCAAGCGGAACATTATACCAACTTCGGGATAAAGATAAAACAGTCAGTAATCTGTACAATTCAGAGCTGATGAATAAAACGGCTCATCCCATAAAGTTTGAGATTGTACCCGATAACAAGGAAGCCAGCTTACAGTATATCCAGAAGGAGAATGTGATCAAACCAGGAGAAACTATCAAGCTTACTTTTTTTGTAATCCTTCCGCAAAAATCTATTCAGAAATATAAAACAGCTATAGGTTTTAAAATGATGTCCGGCCATAAAATTGCCGGACAGTTTAAGACCACATTTATTGCACCTGCTAACGATTAA